The Deltaproteobacteria bacterium sequence GAAAGAGCACGTTGATTTTCAGATTAAGGTTATTGATAAACCGATTTTGATCGTCAGTCACATCCACCTCGAATGTCCCCTTGCCTCCTTCCCGGGTGACAGTGGTGTGATAGTTCCTTGGTGTTTCTTTTCTCTGGGCCCATTTGACCAATTGAGAAACGAATTTAGGGTAATGATCCCATTTTACCCAGTCCTTTCCCCATCGCATGGAAAGATCTGAGGTAAAGGCCACGCTGCGGCCCAGTCCGTATGACCAGGCCGCCAGAAGCGGTCCCTCCTGGGTTCTGAGGAGGATGCGTGCGCCAGGTTTCGGGAAGGTGATGACAAACCCATGTATGAGCGGCCACTCATCAGAGATGAAGCCCATTATCATCTCATCCTGCATGACCGTATAGGGTTTCAATAATTTCTCAATGACGACCCTCTTAGCTGCAATCTTGGTTTCACCCATGAAGATTCGGGGGATGTTATCGGCGTCTTTGGTGAAATAACTTCGACCACCACCCCATTTTGCAATGCTGGCCATCAATTTAATATCCGCGTCGCTGCCCACGGCCACCGTGGAAATTGTGATGCGCGCTTTTCTCATGGCACGCACGAGGGTACGGAAGTCTGCCTTATTTGTTAAACCGTCTGAAAGGACAATAACGTGTTTCTTGGAGGCAGAGATTTTTTTAAGGACCCTGAAGGCCTCTTCGAGGCCAGGAAAAAGCTCTGTTCCACCGCCTTCTTTCAAGGTAGATAGCTTGCGGGCGATCTCCCGGCGTTTTTTGGCCTGTATTATCGGGATGATCCACTCATATTCCGAATCAAACGCCAGGAGCCCGACCTTGTCAATGGGGTTAAGCATCTCCACCGCTGAAAAGGCCGCGATTTTAGCCCCTTCGAGTTTGCTTTTTCGGGTGATACTTCCCGCCATGCTGGCGGATTTATCAATTACCAGGATGAGACAGAAGCCCGGCAGCTCAAGAGTGGTCGGCACATCCATGAACACGGGCAGGGCCTTTTCTACGGGCGTCTTTAAATAACCACCGGCGCCAAAACTCTTATCCCCGCCGATCATGATCAGGCCGCCGCCGATGTCCTTGACGTATTTTTCCAAATGCTCCATGGCCATATAGGAAAGGGACTCCCCTGAAACGTTGTCCAGGATGATGGCGCTAAAGTCGAGCAGGCCATGAATGGAATGAGGCAACTCTTCTATTTTCTTGGTAACAATATTGAGCCCCTGACGGCGCAGGGCCCGGGACAGAGGGCTTGCTTCTTTACCTTCCCCGGCTAGATACAGGATTTGTGATTTTCTCGTTCCCCGGGTAAATGAAAGCCCTTCGTTGTTTTGAGGCACTGCGTCCTGAGGTGCATTTATGATCGCTTTATACATGTAAAGACCCTGGGTCTGAAGGGTTTCGACGAAATGAAAGACATTCTTTCCAGGCTGGAGTTTCACCTTTTGATTGACCATGAGTTTACTGTTTCTTAAAAGAATAAGCTCACCTTCACCATCATCCGTACTCGTCACCACAAGCCGGATGTCAAAGGGGGTTTCCAGATGCACAATGGACGGCGTCTCCAGCTTTTCAATGAAAACTTCGCCCTCAGTAAACCAGGTCGCAAGCGGAAAGGGATAGATTTCAATACCCAGCGATGCGGCCAAATAGGCCGTTTCAACCGCGTCTTCTATATTCTGATTTCCATCTGAAAACAGAACAATTCTATTCTTTCCTTCCTGAGGCAGTTTCCCGATGGCCAGTTGTAGGGATTGAAAGATATTGGTAAAATTTGTATTGACCTGAGACCTGTAATCAAGAGGTTGAAAATCATGGCTCAAGGCAGCTTCAAGCGAGGGCCGCTTTCCAAAGATTATCAGGCCGGCCTGATCTTCTTCTCCGATGCCCGTAACGGCTTCCTGCATGAACTTTAGCCCCGCCCTTTCCTCTTCAACTGACACGCTCCGGGAAACATCCTGGATGAAGAAAAGGTTAACCCGGTCAGAGTTTTCAAGTATTCTCGGATCGGCAAGCGATAAACCGAGAACGAAAATCAGAAGCGTCCTCAGTCCTCCAATCAGTATTCGACTTCGAAGCGGCCGGTTCTGAAGAGAGAATCGGCTGATCATGATCCAGGTGACTGGAATGAAGAGCCAGAATAAGAGAAACACGGGTTTGGTTAGAGCGATAGGCATTTAGCTCGCCTCACCTGTTTCTCAGCCAGAAATACCACTCCAGGATGAGACTGGCAAAGGCTATAAGGAGAAAGAAAGTCCAGAGGGGCAACTCGGCCGTGACCGGCTCCGGGCCTGAGCTTTTTCCCGCTCCCTGGTCGGGTGTTTGATGAGCAGGCCCTCGGATATTCGATTCTGATTCGTCAAGTAGATTAACGGCAAAATCGCGCCACTTTTCACCTTCTATAACCGAATATATACCAACCTCACCAGTGCCCGTATACCTGAAAGGGCTGGCTGTTCGTTCATATTTTTCCCATTTCCCAGATGGCGTGCGGATTGAGAAAGCTTTCGTTTTGGCTTCAAGTTTAAAGGTAAATGGTTCCCCGGCCGTGATTTGCCGTGATGAGACGCGAAGTTTATTGGGATGGAGCCATTGGAAGATGTTGCTCATCATGACCGGGAAGGCCACCCTGAGCGGAAGATCGGAGCTGGTAAGATCAAAGCCGAGAAAAACGGCGCGCAGTCCGCTTTTTTGATAGGCATACATCAGCCCGGTTTGACGCGATTCAAGGATCGGACGCAAGTTTTTTTCCGCTTTGATTAGAGAGGCGTTTTCGATATTGAGCCCACTTAAATCGAGGCTGGACATCAAAGGATTTTTGCGGTCCCAGTCCAGAATTTTGGGATATTCGATTTGACCGATTTTAAGGAGAGGGATCGAGGGGGAGAAGGAATTGATCAGTAAAAAATTTCCTTTTTCCGTTGACGGGGCA is a genomic window containing:
- a CDS encoding VWA domain-containing protein → MPIALTKPVFLLFWLFIPVTWIMISRFSLQNRPLRSRILIGGLRTLLIFVLGLSLADPRILENSDRVNLFFIQDVSRSVSVEEERAGLKFMQEAVTGIGEEDQAGLIIFGKRPSLEAALSHDFQPLDYRSQVNTNFTNIFQSLQLAIGKLPQEGKNRIVLFSDGNQNIEDAVETAYLAASLGIEIYPFPLATWFTEGEVFIEKLETPSIVHLETPFDIRLVVTSTDDGEGELILLRNSKLMVNQKVKLQPGKNVFHFVETLQTQGLYMYKAIINAPQDAVPQNNEGLSFTRGTRKSQILYLAGEGKEASPLSRALRRQGLNIVTKKIEELPHSIHGLLDFSAIILDNVSGESLSYMAMEHLEKYVKDIGGGLIMIGGDKSFGAGGYLKTPVEKALPVFMDVPTTLELPGFCLILVIDKSASMAGSITRKSKLEGAKIAAFSAVEMLNPIDKVGLLAFDSEYEWIIPIIQAKKRREIARKLSTLKEGGGTELFPGLEEAFRVLKKISASKKHVIVLSDGLTNKADFRTLVRAMRKARITISTVAVGSDADIKLMASIAKWGGGRSYFTKDADNIPRIFMGETKIAAKRVVIEKLLKPYTVMQDEMIMGFISDEWPLIHGFVITFPKPGARILLRTQEGPLLAAWSYGLGRSVAFTSDLSMRWGKDWVKWDHYPKFVSQLVKWAQRKETPRNYHTTVTREGGKGTFEVDVTDDQNRFINNLNLKINVLFPSKVNQTILLDQIAPGRYHGFFEAEEIGEYYLTLFGDKVSDSSRTQIFGYGIPYTDEFANKGVNYSLLKHLASVTKGRMLGPEDKPAGLFTATSGAKEYGIHLWPYLALLSLFLLIADVALRKFETLGRIR